The Oryzias latipes chromosome 11, ASM223467v1 nucleotide sequence aatattttttaactacTGGGATATAAGAAATGcctattatatatatattatctcTCTAGTTTTATCTCTCATAGATTTTAAAAGGACATCGACaccagctgtttgtttgtttatttatttgtttatttatttatttattttattgcaaaGGTCACCTGGAAATTGTTTCACATTTACTTGTTTATATACCACAACATTTTGGACTGATGAACTAAACTTActggaaaaacatatttttcatgatgtttctttttgttataaGCACATTATTATTGGATAAGAAATTGAAAACAATGATGTCTATTTAATCAGTATAATTTTTCTTTCATCAAAATTCCATATGCAAACAtgtaaatacagtgatccctcgctataacgcggtttacttttcacggatttgcatcgtacattgtgttctgcattctgattggctaaaaagtcactccgcttcttctctacgtgtgcgtcaataacgtttaATATGTGCAAATTCGCTTGCAATTTCTAGTTTCTCtgaaacccatagaaaaaaagagcgacaacaactgcctatcactatgttcttctcccaaacaaacacagctgcagcgcgGGCTTcataagaagaaaacactgcagagtggagtcaggatgcagcggctcagtctgaagagcagtgaaatacacctgagtcactatttgtccgactgtactttgtatttttttcatagtcatttttaattttctcccgtttaatcgcggtgggcggggctaatctccgcaatttgaagctttCTGTTCatattgatgattaaaattattatttgacagtacagtacaaaagttattttttgaaaaaaaaaacgtttctaaagtactttgatttgtgaaacaaatgcttgagcctgtaaaatggtttgttctttcttttcaatgtataatagagtttttaattggataataattgtaaaaaaaaaaaaaaaaaaaaaggtttctacttcacggattttgcctatcacgggtgctttttggaacgtaacccccgcgaaaagcAAGGGTTTACTCTATACCCACATTAAACCTTATTTACCTCTTTTCATTTGTGATATAAAAACAGTGAAGCTTTTATAATCTCAAAGAATttgaaaactataaaaaaaactgttttcttaaaAGTGGGGGTGTAAAGTaagctttcatttttacaactttgttgtaccttttttgttttacagtcaGAGTCTAGGTGTGTGCGTCATTACACAACTCGTTTTCCCATAATGCAACAGTCAAGCGGAAACGCTGTGGAGAGTCCATGGAAACGACAACTGCCTCAGTAGCCGTTAGCTTGCCTGCGGACTGCagcaagacttaaaaaaaaacaaaaaaaacaaaacggttTCTCGTCAcgatttttgaaaacacaaacatgattCGGACTCCTACTTTAAGAGCCAGGTAAGAAAAATGTAACGAACTAAAGAACTCTGCTATTGTGAGAACAATTTGTTCTTGTGATGACTAATTTAGCTAGGTTTATACCCTCAGTTTCTTGACATGTAGccgttttttatattttgtcagATCATTTCAATTGCTTCATGTTCAAAAGTGATGCTTTTCCAGGCTAGCCCGTTCATTTCCTCGCTTTTTTCACCAGAAACAATGAGAacactttcaaattaaaagcataaaatggaaataatttaGCTTAACACAAATAAGATTAAGGCCAGGTTTATATGGTCATTTGCTTATTACTaagtttttggaggattttattTGCTGGTAGTTTTAACATATATAAATtgagaaacacaattttacccCTCACGTTTTACCTTCATAATGACTGTTGCCATCAATCCCCTCCAGAGACAACCAGACAAAGAAGATCCAAGACAACATCACCAGGGTGGAGAAACACTTCGGAGAGATGTGCCAGCTGTTTGCGGCGTACACTCGCAAAACCGCCAGGCTGCGAGACAAGGGGGACCTTTTGGTCCAGCAGATAGCAGTTCATGCCGACACAGAGACTCCAGACCTCAAGAGGGGAATGAAGGAGTTTGCTGACCACCTGGCCAAGATTCAGGACTACCGCCATGCCCAGGCACGAGATACACAAATCTTTTACCctatttttatattcttttttggtttgttttgttttttccatataTATATTTCCATATCAGTTATGGTTTGAATCCATCCATCATGGTaatattgttttcctgttttctagGTGAAAAGACTTGAGGCCAAAGTTGTGGAGCCATTAAAAACTTATGGCGCTGTGGTAATACGCAAAAGAGTGAGTCACGTTCCTATCCTGTTTtctctgatacatttattacaaCTTAGGCAGATTTTTTGTGACTGCATTGAActggggggggaaaaaacaataaCTAAGATTTCTGTAGCCAACAGAGGGCAGTGTTATTCAATACATGTCTCCACTTTTAGGAACTTGAGTTTATGTCtaaatactgtattttcttcttgacaaaaaaatttcccacgtgtgggatcaataaagtatttctgattctgattaacTGTAGCACtacattttacaaaacatttttttttcattcatggaTTTAATTTAcacaatttttgtaaaatattggctaaaaataagacttttttccttggttgtaataaaaataaaaagccttgtgtaaaattaaattacatctttattcaaatatacaatttatttacatttattttgaattagaAATAGTATAAATACAGTCTCCTTTTTGAttttgtacatttctttttataaaagcGGATGTTTTTGCTTGATTCCGTCAGGATATTGACATGACACTATATTTCTGtatctgagtgttttttttgtttgttttacactTAAAGCATTATTAAATCACTGCATTCTATGTCCCATTTGATTGATTCCTCTTGCTTTTACCACCCTTCAGGAGGATGTGAAAATGACCCAAAGTGCCATAGATAAAGAAGCCAAACAGGAAGCTCAGCTCGAGAAAACAAGACTGAAAAACCCCTCTGACAGACAGATCATTGTATCCTTTTCATTCCTATTTCTATGAATGTGATTCATACTAAATGTGTAtctaaatattcatgtttttcccTTGACCAAATCCTCAGTCTCATGTGGGTTTGGGGTAAACCCTTTTTCTCCTTTCGTAATGATGTGGCATATCGTGACTTTAAATTATTTCCAgcattatttaacatttttcacatCTCTATGGATAAATAGCTGATTCCAAAAAAGCTTAATTGAGGTTGACCAAAAGGAATTATAGTTTAATTTTGTCATATGATTTGGAACTTTCCTGCCATCAGGCTGAAAGTGAATTACAAAAAGCCACAATGGATGCAGCACGGACCACCAAGCAGCTGGAGGAGACCATCGATGAGTTTGAGCGGCAGAAGATCCGTGACATCAAGGTTTTTCCCCT carries:
- the fam92a gene encoding protein FAM92A isoform X1; translated protein: MIRTPTLRARDNQTKKIQDNITRVEKHFGEMCQLFAAYTRKTARLRDKGDLLVQQIAVHADTETPDLKRGMKEFADHLAKIQDYRHAQVKRLEAKVVEPLKTYGAVVIRKREDVKMTQSAIDKEAKQEAQLEKTRLKNPSDRQIISHAESELQKATMDAARTTKQLEETIDEFERQKIRDIKKIFSEFVTVELCFLGKALELYTSAYQSIQSVDEEADLEVFRSSLHPLDYNSRLGRTNSRTSLDRTFMSTSGTSKQQGACGRLTRREEEADDDEEDEDGSEEEEGEEDEEEDTDNEH
- the fam92a gene encoding protein FAM92A isoform X2, encoding MIRTPTLRARDNQTKKIQDNITRVEKHFGEMCQLFAAYTRKTARLRDKGDLLVQQIAVHADTETPDLKRGMKEFADHLAKIQDYRHAQVKRLEAKVVEPLKTYGAVVIRKREDVKMTQSAIDKEAKQEAQLEKTRLKNPSDRQIISHAESELQKATMDAARTTKQLEETIDEFERQKIRDIKKIFSEFVTVELCFLGKALELYTSAYQSIQSVDEEADLEVFRSSLHPLDYNSRLGRTNSRTSLDRTFMSTSGTSKIVGCRYRYTCHQTVPQLKPASCQENSALLL